The following proteins come from a genomic window of Desmospora profundinema:
- a CDS encoding Ger(x)C family spore germination protein, producing the protein MKRIMLLIFSLLMLLSQTGCWDLALLKDARLLVIVGLDRTPEGKLLTTTAIREVRITEGGAEPTNVILKTTGRTPRETRDNGDRRINNRFDPSKNRTLVLGEQLAREDIYPVLDIFFRDPKSALNAHFAVVKGRAEGLVDLKKVGDTLIGEYVDEVISSAEKTTLVPQVNIKSVSPMMFDPGQDFAVPYLTTEVGDLQAAGIDNEKDVSVEGIAMFHGRHMTGTLNRLESRLFLLMANKKNQIARLIMQVDPGETGDVDSYITIDIRHIKRALDVQVRPDGTIRADLNLELDVAAIEYPKDELMEQPVVERLNKKISQSLTHQATQVIKKMQRSRFDGFGIGRRIMAHYPEEWQGAKWWTKTYPKITLRPQIKVQIIGHGILG; encoded by the coding sequence ATGAAACGAATCATGCTGCTGATCTTCTCTCTGCTCATGCTCTTGTCCCAGACCGGTTGTTGGGATCTCGCCCTGTTGAAAGACGCCCGCCTGCTCGTGATCGTCGGGTTGGATCGGACACCTGAAGGCAAACTGCTGACCACTACGGCAATTCGAGAAGTGCGGATTACAGAAGGAGGGGCGGAACCGACCAACGTGATCTTAAAAACCACCGGCCGTACCCCGCGTGAAACACGGGACAACGGGGATCGCCGCATAAACAACCGGTTTGACCCTTCCAAAAACCGAACCCTGGTCCTGGGGGAACAGCTGGCACGTGAAGATATCTATCCCGTTCTGGATATCTTTTTTCGGGATCCCAAAAGCGCTTTAAATGCGCATTTTGCCGTGGTCAAAGGACGGGCGGAGGGGTTGGTCGATTTAAAGAAAGTGGGGGATACCTTGATCGGAGAATATGTCGATGAAGTGATCTCCAGTGCCGAAAAGACCACCCTCGTTCCCCAGGTGAACATTAAAAGCGTCTCTCCGATGATGTTCGACCCGGGCCAGGACTTTGCGGTCCCGTACTTGACGACAGAAGTGGGTGATCTTCAAGCGGCGGGGATTGACAATGAAAAGGATGTGTCGGTGGAGGGGATCGCCATGTTTCACGGGCGCCACATGACCGGAACCCTGAATCGGTTAGAGTCGCGGCTGTTTCTGTTGATGGCCAACAAAAAGAACCAAATCGCCCGGCTGATCATGCAGGTGGATCCCGGCGAGACCGGCGATGTCGATTCCTATATCACCATCGACATCCGACACATAAAGCGGGCATTAGACGTACAAGTCCGCCCCGACGGAACCATCCGGGCAGATCTAAATCTGGAATTGGATGTGGCCGCCATTGAATATCCCAAAGACGAATTGATGGAGCAGCCTGTGGTGGAACGGCTGAATAAAAAGATTTCCCAAAGTTTGACCCACCAAGCTACCCAAGTGATCAAAAAAATGCAGCGTTCCCGCTTTGACGGCTTCGGCATCGGCCGCCGCATCATGGCCCACTATCCGGAGGAATGGCAAGGAGCAAAGTGGTGGACAAAAACCTATCCCAAGATTACGCTCCGCCCGCAGATAAAAGTACAGATCATCGGACATGGGATCCTGGGTTGA
- a CDS encoding GerAB/ArcD/ProY family transporter, protein MDGNQNRITRGQFLFMILQTQIGVGILSLPYNVHEAAKGDGWISVLMAGLWVQLMIVIMWSLNRRFPSLTLYDILPHLIGKWPAKILISAYIFSFIVIIIIVLVLFAGIIQGWMMTETPRWVITGFMAATAAYLTISPLKLIGRFYTFVSGLSGLIILIAILAYFDPFTEINVHYIYPLGQIAGPINLLKGANESTFALTGFEIMMVLYPFAEGSASDKLKAASLANLITTLVYIFMTVTALMIFSPVEMTLIPEPTIYMLKAFRFQLVERPDLYFISLWIFLAFTSTVSDLFVASLGMARLFNQQSHQKWVFWVALIGYVVSLIPKDQFDVESIDKVEQVLFYILIVGMPPVLLAISLLRGKKERREGGQTDLSI, encoded by the coding sequence GTGGATGGAAATCAAAACCGCATCACTCGGGGACAGTTTCTGTTCATGATCCTCCAGACACAGATCGGAGTGGGGATTCTCTCTCTTCCCTACAATGTTCACGAAGCGGCCAAGGGAGACGGCTGGATTTCTGTTTTGATGGCAGGCTTGTGGGTTCAGTTGATGATCGTGATCATGTGGTCGCTAAATCGCCGCTTTCCATCCCTGACACTGTACGACATCCTGCCTCACCTGATCGGAAAATGGCCCGCCAAGATCCTGATCTCTGCATATATCTTCTCTTTCATCGTGATTATCATTATCGTCCTGGTCCTTTTCGCTGGCATCATCCAAGGCTGGATGATGACGGAGACTCCGCGCTGGGTCATTACCGGTTTTATGGCGGCTACCGCCGCCTACCTGACCATCTCGCCCCTCAAACTGATCGGCCGCTTTTACACGTTCGTCTCCGGGCTGTCGGGACTGATCATTCTCATCGCGATCTTGGCATATTTTGATCCGTTCACTGAAATCAACGTCCATTACATCTATCCCTTGGGGCAGATCGCCGGGCCGATCAATCTTTTAAAAGGGGCAAACGAGAGCACTTTTGCCTTGACGGGATTTGAGATCATGATGGTGCTCTACCCTTTTGCCGAAGGGAGTGCGAGTGATAAACTAAAAGCCGCTTCCCTTGCCAATCTCATTACCACATTGGTGTATATATTTATGACCGTAACCGCATTGATGATCTTCAGCCCGGTGGAGATGACGTTGATTCCTGAGCCCACCATCTATATGCTGAAAGCTTTTCGGTTTCAGCTGGTGGAGCGGCCGGACTTGTATTTTATCTCACTCTGGATCTTTTTGGCGTTCACCTCCACTGTTTCCGATCTTTTTGTGGCGTCACTGGGGATGGCTCGCCTGTTTAACCAACAATCCCACCAAAAGTGGGTGTTCTGGGTGGCTCTGATCGGCTACGTCGTTTCCCTTATTCCAAAAGATCAGTTTGATGTGGAATCCATCGACAAAGTGGAGCAAGTCTTGTTCTACATTTTGATTGTTGGGATGCCGCCTGTTTTACTGGCGATCTCCCTCCTGAGGGGTAAAAAGGAGAGGCGAGAGGGAGGACAAACCGATCTTTCCATATAA
- a CDS encoding proline dehydrogenase family protein translates to MEAIMRNLFLTMAKSQTANRLAKRYGLRFGAQRFVAGESIQHAVETTKRLNEQGLKVTLDHLGESVYTRDEAAQAAADCIRTLDAISEAEQNMYLSIKLTQLGLDIDEGLCLDHVKKIVSRAAESGYFVRIDMEDYAHNEATFRLFHKLHADFPNQIGLAIQACLHKSKQDIAELGKKGVNVRLVKGAYKESPEVAFPDKADVDKQFIDLLEMHLTSGGFTAIATHDETVITHIKQFVTEQDIPKERYEFQMLYGIRTQLQLDLVKEGYPVRVYVPFGTDWYAYFMRRLAERPANVNFVLRSMFKK, encoded by the coding sequence ATGGAAGCCATTATGCGAAACCTGTTTTTAACCATGGCAAAAAGCCAAACCGCCAACCGTCTTGCCAAACGGTATGGACTGCGCTTTGGCGCGCAACGGTTTGTGGCTGGTGAGTCCATCCAGCATGCCGTCGAAACGACCAAGCGGTTAAACGAGCAGGGGTTGAAAGTAACCCTGGACCACTTGGGCGAATCGGTTTATACCCGGGACGAGGCGGCGCAAGCGGCCGCTGATTGCATCCGGACTCTGGATGCAATCAGTGAAGCGGAACAGAATATGTATCTATCCATCAAACTTACCCAGTTGGGATTGGATATCGATGAGGGCCTATGCCTCGATCATGTGAAAAAGATCGTATCCCGGGCAGCGGAAAGCGGCTATTTTGTCCGGATCGACATGGAAGATTACGCTCACAACGAGGCGACATTTCGCTTATTTCACAAGCTCCATGCCGACTTCCCCAACCAGATCGGCCTGGCGATCCAGGCCTGTTTGCATAAAAGCAAACAGGATATCGCTGAATTAGGAAAAAAGGGAGTCAATGTCCGCCTGGTGAAAGGAGCCTACAAGGAATCCCCTGAAGTCGCCTTTCCCGATAAGGCGGATGTGGATAAACAATTTATCGATCTCCTCGAAATGCATCTGACCAGCGGGGGCTTCACCGCCATCGCCACGCACGACGAAACCGTCATTACCCACATTAAACAATTTGTGACTGAACAGGATATTCCAAAAGAGCGATATGAGTTTCAGATGCTTTACGGCATTCGGACTCAACTGCAACTGGACTTGGTGAAAGAAGGGTATCCTGTTCGCGTCTATGTCCCGTTCGGAACGGATTGGTATGCCTATTTCATGCGCCGACTAGCGGAACGCCCCGCCAACGTCAACTTTGTCCTGCGATCAATGTTCAAGAAGTAA
- a CDS encoding sigma-54 interaction domain-containing protein, translating into MGQETCSALLLNTLLQSVEEAVTIVDEEATVRYWNKAAERLYDISGDEIIGKSILDFPWKSLMVQRVLADGVPIRNAYHEPNPNLHVLINTVPIIANGKIKGAISTERDVTQIVRLGHELMQSSNHGEEERAGITEQRDDRSWDRIVGRSTAIQETIQMAKKVAKTDANILLTGDSGVGKELFAHAIHHSSLRSEGPFIAINCGAVPAPLFESELFGYAPGSFTGADRKGREGKLALTDGGTLCLDEVGEMPLEMQVKLLRVLEEKSFYPIGASKPVRVSVRIIAATNRNLIEEVRQGRFREDLYYRLNVVNLRIPPLRERLEDIPILVQRFLREFSAKYNRVIPELNSEMMIHLMQYDWPGNVRQLRNTMERLVILAVDGEARIEHLPEEIRPDGSGVAVDDLKTRDVPVSDFSALNRYRRKKVSKDELERVLLHTYGNKSAAAKELGISRGTLYNYLKRYGL; encoded by the coding sequence ATGGGACAGGAAACGTGCAGTGCCTTACTGTTAAACACCTTGTTGCAGAGTGTGGAAGAAGCGGTCACCATCGTAGATGAAGAGGCAACTGTCCGTTATTGGAATAAAGCGGCTGAACGGCTCTATGACATATCCGGTGACGAAATTATCGGAAAGTCGATTCTCGACTTTCCATGGAAGTCCCTGATGGTACAACGTGTGTTGGCGGACGGCGTCCCCATCCGCAATGCCTATCATGAGCCGAATCCCAATCTGCATGTACTGATCAATACGGTTCCGATCATCGCAAACGGGAAGATTAAAGGGGCCATTTCGACTGAACGGGACGTGACACAGATTGTACGGCTGGGACACGAGCTGATGCAAAGTTCAAACCATGGAGAGGAAGAGAGGGCGGGGATCACCGAGCAGAGAGACGACCGGTCGTGGGATCGAATTGTTGGCAGGAGCACTGCGATTCAAGAGACCATCCAGATGGCTAAAAAAGTGGCTAAAACGGATGCCAACATTCTGTTAACCGGGGATTCCGGTGTGGGAAAGGAACTGTTTGCCCATGCCATCCATCATTCCAGTTTGCGTTCAGAGGGTCCTTTTATCGCGATCAACTGCGGTGCGGTTCCAGCCCCTCTGTTTGAAAGCGAATTGTTCGGATATGCGCCCGGCTCTTTTACCGGTGCTGACCGAAAGGGACGGGAAGGCAAACTGGCCTTGACGGACGGCGGAACGTTGTGCCTGGATGAGGTAGGCGAAATGCCTCTGGAGATGCAGGTAAAGCTTTTGCGGGTCTTGGAGGAAAAAAGCTTTTATCCGATTGGCGCTTCCAAACCGGTCCGTGTATCGGTCCGGATCATTGCGGCAACCAACCGGAATTTGATCGAAGAAGTGCGGCAGGGCCGATTTCGGGAGGATCTCTATTATCGATTAAACGTGGTGAATCTGAGGATTCCGCCCTTACGGGAACGGCTGGAAGATATTCCGATCCTGGTGCAGCGCTTTTTGCGGGAGTTTTCCGCGAAATATAACCGGGTCATACCCGAACTGAATTCGGAGATGATGATTCATTTAATGCAGTATGATTGGCCGGGAAACGTTCGGCAATTGCGAAACACGATGGAACGGCTCGTGATCCTGGCAGTGGATGGAGAAGCCCGCATCGAACACCTGCCCGAAGAGATTCGCCCTGATGGATCAGGGGTTGCCGTCGATGATTTGAAGACGCGGGATGTACCGGTTTCCGATTTTTCCGCCCTAAACAGATACCGTCGAAAGAAGGTATCCAAGGATGAACTGGAACGAGTGTTACTTCATACCTACGGCAACAAATCAGCTGCCGCAAAAGAGCTTGGAATCTCCCGTGGAACGCTGTACAACTATTTGAAACGCTATGGGCTTTGA
- the pruA gene encoding L-glutamate gamma-semialdehyde dehydrogenase, with protein sequence MTMIPYQNEPFLDYSLPENQQLMSQALEKVKSQLGQTYPLWIDGKEIQSETLEKSVNPAKHQEVIGYVSQANAPMIEEAIQAATRAFETWQFTSFEERAMYLVKAAAIMRRRKHELCAWQILESGKNWAEADADVAEAIDFLEYYARQAIRLDQGQELQPYPGEDNRLEYIPLGVGIVIPPWNFPLAILTGMAASAIVTGNTVLLKPAPQSSVMAAVFVEIMKEIHLPDGVLNFVPGHPAEIGDLMVGHRDTRFISFTGSKATGTHIDEYAHRKIDGQRWLKRVVAELGGKDGIVVDETADLDAAAEGIVASAFGFQGQKCSAGSRAIIHEDVYDELVEKVVALTKELKMGAPEENYPVGPVIDDKSFQKVTGYIEIGKQEDRLLLGGNADDSKGYYIEPTIFGNCTRQSRIMQEEIFGPVLAICKVSSFEEGIDVYNDTEYGLTGGVFSRDRRRLEYARKRMMCGNLYFNRKCTGALVGVQPFGGFNMSGTDSKAGGKDYLLNFVQPKVVTERF encoded by the coding sequence ATGACAATGATCCCTTATCAAAACGAACCATTTTTGGATTACTCGTTACCGGAGAACCAACAATTGATGAGCCAGGCGCTGGAAAAAGTGAAATCCCAGCTTGGGCAAACGTATCCGCTTTGGATTGACGGAAAGGAGATTCAAAGCGAAACCCTCGAAAAGTCGGTAAACCCGGCAAAACATCAGGAAGTGATCGGTTATGTAAGCCAGGCGAACGCTCCAATGATTGAAGAGGCGATCCAGGCTGCTACCCGTGCCTTTGAAACATGGCAGTTCACCTCTTTTGAAGAGCGTGCCATGTACTTGGTGAAAGCGGCTGCCATTATGCGGCGGCGCAAGCATGAATTGTGCGCATGGCAAATATTAGAATCCGGTAAAAACTGGGCGGAAGCCGATGCCGATGTTGCGGAAGCCATCGACTTTCTTGAGTACTATGCACGTCAAGCCATCCGCCTCGATCAAGGACAGGAGTTGCAACCGTATCCTGGTGAAGACAATCGACTGGAATATATCCCGCTTGGAGTCGGCATCGTGATCCCGCCGTGGAACTTCCCGCTGGCAATCCTGACGGGGATGGCCGCATCTGCGATTGTGACGGGGAATACCGTATTACTGAAGCCCGCGCCTCAATCCTCCGTCATGGCGGCGGTATTTGTGGAGATTATGAAAGAAATCCACTTACCCGACGGAGTGCTTAACTTTGTACCCGGTCATCCAGCGGAGATTGGCGATCTCATGGTGGGTCACCGCGATACCCGCTTCATCTCTTTCACCGGTTCGAAGGCGACAGGAACCCATATTGACGAATACGCACACCGCAAAATCGACGGGCAGCGCTGGCTCAAACGCGTCGTGGCGGAACTGGGCGGCAAAGACGGGATCGTGGTGGACGAAACGGCGGATTTGGATGCGGCAGCGGAAGGGATTGTCGCGTCTGCATTCGGATTCCAGGGCCAAAAGTGCTCTGCCGGTTCCCGGGCGATCATCCATGAAGACGTCTATGACGAATTGGTGGAAAAAGTGGTAGCCTTGACAAAAGAGTTGAAGATGGGAGCACCGGAGGAAAACTATCCGGTCGGACCGGTAATTGATGACAAGTCGTTCCAAAAGGTGACCGGCTACATCGAAATCGGTAAACAGGAAGACCGGTTGCTTTTGGGTGGGAACGCCGACGATTCCAAAGGGTACTATATTGAGCCGACCATCTTTGGCAACTGTACACGTCAATCCCGGATTATGCAGGAAGAGATCTTTGGACCGGTCCTCGCTATCTGTAAGGTCTCCAGCTTTGAAGAGGGAATCGATGTCTACAACGACACCGAGTACGGTCTCACCGGAGGCGTGTTCAGCCGGGATCGCCGCCGTCTGGAATATGCGCGCAAACGAATGATGTGCGGAAATCTGTATTTTAATCGGAAGTGTACGGGAGCACTTGTCGGTGTCCAACCCTTTGGCGGTTTCAACATGTCTGGAACCGATTCAAAAGCGGGAGGGAAAGATTATCTCCTGAACTTTGTACAGCCAAAAGTGGTTACTGAACGATTTTGA